A DNA window from Candidatus Protochlamydia naegleriophila contains the following coding sequences:
- a CDS encoding GNAT family N-acetyltransferase codes for MMNGKLVIRAAMPEDGKQIGQLIFDTVRTINCKDYNQQQVEAWVPDPFIYASFEERGAYVADLEGRIVGFGNLTMAGYLHRFYVHKDFQRQGIGLLLLEALEARARALKLKEMTTEASITAKSFFLARGWKIQAKQIVVLRGISFINYKMSKALS; via the coding sequence ATGATGAATGGTAAGCTTGTCATACGCGCTGCAATGCCTGAAGATGGTAAGCAAATCGGGCAGCTTATTTTTGATACCGTTCGCACGATTAATTGCAAAGACTATAATCAACAACAAGTAGAGGCTTGGGTCCCGGATCCATTTATTTATGCTAGCTTTGAAGAAAGAGGAGCTTATGTAGCCGATTTAGAGGGACGAATTGTCGGTTTTGGCAACTTGACTATGGCTGGCTATTTGCATCGCTTCTATGTCCACAAAGATTTTCAAAGACAGGGTATTGGCCTTTTATTGCTAGAGGCATTGGAAGCTCGAGCACGGGCATTAAAATTAAAAGAGATGACAACTGAGGCAAGCATTACAGCGAAGTCTTTTTTTCTTGCGAGGGGTTGGAAGATACAAGCAAAACAAATCGTTGTATTGAGAGGCATCTCATTTATTAACTACAAGATGAGCAAAGCTCTGAGTTAA
- the gap gene encoding type I glyceraldehyde-3-phosphate dehydrogenase — protein sequence MTINIAINGFGRIGRLVCRLASEREDINIVAINDIVPADNLAYLLKYDSIHGRFEGEVSAQENAIIVNGREILVFSEKDPQNLPWKDLKVDYVIESTGLFTTPETAGKHLTAGAQRVIISAPAKGDVPTLVLGVNEESYNPEKDRIVSNASCTTNCLAPITKVLLDKFGIEEGLMTTIHAMTASQPTVDGPSKKDWRGGRSAGQNIIPASTGAAKAVALCLPQVKGKLTGMAFRVPTADVSAVDLTVRLSRPTTYEEICQAMKEAAEGPMKGILAYCDEQVVSTDFISSTYSAIFDKDAGIALNPTFFKVVAWYDNEMGYASRVVDLVIYMASRERTFAIK from the coding sequence ATGACAATAAACATCGCCATCAACGGATTTGGAAGGATAGGAAGATTAGTCTGTCGCCTTGCTAGTGAGCGAGAAGACATCAATATTGTTGCTATTAATGACATTGTTCCTGCAGACAACCTTGCTTATTTATTAAAATACGATTCCATTCACGGCCGCTTTGAAGGAGAGGTCAGTGCTCAAGAAAATGCCATCATTGTGAATGGTCGCGAAATTCTGGTCTTTTCCGAAAAAGATCCCCAAAACCTGCCTTGGAAAGATTTGAAAGTAGACTACGTGATTGAATCGACCGGATTGTTTACGACACCAGAAACGGCTGGCAAGCATTTAACAGCCGGTGCACAGCGGGTCATCATTTCGGCTCCGGCAAAAGGCGATGTGCCGACGCTAGTGTTAGGAGTCAATGAAGAGTCGTACAATCCAGAGAAAGACCGCATTGTTTCCAATGCTTCTTGTACAACTAACTGTTTGGCTCCTATCACTAAAGTACTGCTCGACAAGTTTGGCATTGAAGAGGGATTGATGACGACTATTCATGCCATGACAGCCTCTCAGCCTACGGTCGATGGACCCTCTAAAAAAGATTGGAGAGGTGGAAGAAGTGCCGGGCAAAATATTATTCCAGCATCGACTGGCGCGGCTAAAGCCGTAGCTCTTTGTTTGCCGCAAGTTAAAGGCAAGTTAACGGGTATGGCTTTCCGCGTGCCGACAGCTGATGTATCGGCTGTAGACTTGACAGTCCGCTTAAGCCGTCCAACAACGTATGAAGAGATTTGCCAAGCCATGAAGGAAGCGGCGGAAGGTCCTATGAAGGGAATTTTGGCTTATTGCGATGAACAGGTCGTTTCGACAGACTTTATCAGCAGTACTTATTCGGCCATTTTTGATAAGGATGCGGGAATTGCCCTCAATCCAACTTTCTTCAAGGTAGTGGCTTGGTACGACAATGAAATGGGATATGCCTCCCGGGTTGTCGATTTAGTGATTTATATGGCTTCACGTGAAAGGACATTTGCCATCAAATAG
- the rplQ gene encoding 50S ribosomal protein L17, translated as MRHLNQTCKLGRTTSHRRCMFANMLKSLITNERIQTTVPKAKALRRYADQMITLAKKNTLAARRQAIAELMIRFNPLTPKEQRAAKEGNTYAYNDDRLVIGKLFDELGTRFAQRNGGYTRIVKQGHRVGDNAQTCIIEYLAD; from the coding sequence ATGAGACACCTAAATCAAACATGTAAGCTTGGCAGAACGACGTCTCATAGACGTTGCATGTTCGCCAACATGTTAAAATCTCTAATTACGAATGAGCGCATTCAAACAACGGTGCCTAAAGCAAAAGCATTGCGTCGCTACGCCGACCAGATGATCACTTTAGCTAAGAAAAACACCCTTGCTGCACGTCGCCAAGCGATTGCTGAGCTCATGATTCGCTTTAATCCTTTGACACCAAAGGAACAAAGAGCAGCTAAAGAAGGCAATACATACGCCTATAACGATGACCGTCTTGTCATTGGCAAGTTGTTTGACGAACTTGGAACACGCTTTGCTCAGCGCAATGGCGGTTACACTCGTATCGTTAAGCAAGGTCACCGCGTTGGCGATAATGCGCAAACATGCATTATCGAGTATCTTGCTGACTAA
- a CDS encoding DNA-directed RNA polymerase subunit alpha yields the protein MVKYGKFEMPQRITVDQDSPESNYARYAAEPFERGFGHTIGNTLRRVMLTSLEAPAIISVRIEGIPHEYMAIEGISEDMTNIVLNFKGALLRKLPMEDTPNSRETRILTKIVEVTQDDLDRNQGQYSVTLGDVVLEGNFEVVNPELHLFTVTKPMRRQVDLRVAFGRGYVPSERHVVRDKTSDEILVDSAFSPVRLVNYFVENTRVGQDTDFDRLIMEVTTDGRITPAEALSFAVQIALKHFEVFNQFNNFALSFDEKGGDRDGDQDELMDKLSLGIDEIELSVRSANCLTGANIETLAELVCIPERRMLEFRNFGKKSLNEIKAKLHEMGLHLGMDLGRFGISPDNVKEKIKQYREEKKKKKESTKHEDAK from the coding sequence ATGGTAAAATACGGCAAATTTGAAATGCCTCAAAGGATTACAGTTGACCAAGATTCTCCTGAATCCAATTATGCCCGTTACGCGGCTGAACCTTTTGAAAGAGGATTTGGACATACCATAGGTAACACATTGCGTCGCGTAATGCTGACTTCTTTGGAAGCACCAGCTATTATATCCGTACGCATTGAAGGAATTCCTCATGAGTATATGGCCATTGAGGGAATATCTGAAGATATGACCAATATCGTTCTGAACTTCAAAGGCGCTTTATTACGCAAACTTCCCATGGAGGACACTCCTAACTCCAGAGAAACTCGCATTCTGACGAAAATTGTCGAAGTAACACAAGACGATTTAGACCGCAATCAGGGGCAGTATAGTGTTACTTTAGGGGATGTTGTTCTAGAAGGAAACTTCGAAGTTGTCAATCCTGAGTTGCACTTGTTTACTGTGACAAAGCCAATGCGCCGTCAAGTCGACTTAAGAGTTGCATTCGGGCGAGGATATGTTCCTTCTGAGCGTCACGTCGTTCGCGATAAAACCTCAGACGAGATCTTAGTTGACTCAGCATTTTCACCCGTTCGCTTGGTCAATTACTTTGTCGAGAATACGCGTGTAGGTCAGGATACCGACTTTGATCGCCTCATCATGGAAGTGACGACAGATGGTCGTATTACACCTGCGGAAGCCTTAAGTTTTGCTGTTCAAATTGCTCTTAAGCACTTTGAAGTGTTTAACCAATTTAATAACTTCGCCCTTTCTTTTGATGAGAAGGGTGGTGATCGCGATGGTGATCAAGATGAGTTAATGGATAAGCTCTCTTTAGGGATTGATGAAATCGAACTTTCTGTCCGTTCGGCTAACTGCCTGACTGGCGCTAACATTGAAACACTCGCGGAATTGGTTTGCATTCCTGAACGTAGAATGTTAGAATTTAGAAACTTCGGTAAAAAATCCTTAAATGAAATTAAAGCTAAATTGCATGAAATGGGGTTGCACCTTGGCATGGACTTAGGCCGGTTTGGAATTTCACCTGACAATGTCAAGGAAAAAATCAAGCAATACCGCGAAGAAAAGAAAAAAAAGAAAGAATCAACAAAACACGAAGATGCTAAGTAG
- the rpsK gene encoding 30S ribosomal protein S11 — MSKQPATNKKPVKTKKKVLQNVPSGIAHVKATFNNTIIAITDPSGRVISWASAGKVNFSGSRKSSAFAATVAAQDAAKIAASLGMKEVEVNLKGPGAGRESAVRGLQSAGLTITAIRDTTPVPHNGCRPRKRRRV, encoded by the coding sequence TTGAGTAAGCAACCTGCCACCAATAAAAAGCCTGTAAAGACTAAAAAGAAAGTCCTTCAGAATGTCCCATCGGGCATAGCACATGTTAAAGCGACCTTTAACAACACAATTATTGCCATTACTGATCCTTCAGGAAGAGTGATCTCCTGGGCATCTGCTGGTAAGGTAAATTTCTCTGGATCTCGTAAATCTTCTGCTTTCGCAGCGACTGTAGCTGCTCAAGATGCAGCCAAAATTGCTGCTTCTCTTGGAATGAAAGAAGTTGAAGTTAACTTGAAAGGTCCAGGCGCTGGCCGCGAATCGGCTGTACGAGGATTGCAAAGTGCTGGTTTAACTATTACGGCGATTAGAGATACTACGCCTGTGCCGCATAATGGATGCCGTCCACGTAAACGTCGTCGCGTATAA
- the rpsM gene encoding 30S ribosomal protein S13, giving the protein MPRVIGIDIPDNKRLEISLTYLFGIGRHLSNEIIAKLGLDPNMRAHKLTQDDLARLNGLLTSEYVVEGDLRRQVQNNIKRLISIHSYRGTRHRLGLPVRGQRTKTNSRTRKGRRKTVANKKK; this is encoded by the coding sequence ATGCCTAGAGTCATAGGTATCGATATACCAGATAACAAGAGATTAGAAATTAGTTTGACCTATTTGTTCGGAATAGGCCGTCATTTGTCTAATGAGATTATCGCTAAGTTGGGTTTAGATCCAAACATGCGTGCTCATAAGCTTACTCAAGATGACTTAGCCCGTTTAAACGGTCTACTCACATCTGAATATGTGGTAGAAGGTGATCTTCGCCGTCAAGTTCAGAACAACATCAAGCGTTTAATTAGCATTCACTCTTATCGTGGAACACGTCACCGCCTCGGCTTGCCAGTTCGCGGACAGCGTACAAAAACAAATTCTAGAACGCGCAAAGGTCGTCGCAAGACTGTTGCTAATAAGAAAAAATAA
- the secY gene encoding preprotein translocase subunit SecY, translating to MNGLRRVFQIPELKSKILLTLLLLAVCRVGSFIPVPGINGEVAVGFFRHATGGSQNLFQMVDIFSGGAFSQMTVIALGVTPYISASIIMQLLVALIPSFQRDLRENGDAGKRKVNRWTRFLTIILSFLQSALFAKYALQMNLSRPGIVAGELLDITAFGLPWLFYLITIATMTTGTMFLMWVGEQITERGIGNGISLIICLGILSSIPTALGLVFQQLNLDSQEPGQMNFSTILVLAAVFVVVTIATILVIQGHRRIPLQHARRVVGRKEVQGGSSYIPLKVNYAGVIPVIFASSLLLFPATLGTFLGTGNWLGEVAAWLSPGGPLYFVFFVALIIFFTYFWTATQFRPDQIASDMKKNGAFIPGVRQGKPTQDYLESTMNRITLLGAVFLALIAILPNLVGRLLGVPQTISYFFGGTALLILVGVVLDTMKQVESHLLMKRYDGFMKKGRVRGR from the coding sequence CTGAACGGATTAAGACGTGTTTTTCAAATACCTGAGCTAAAGTCGAAAATTCTTTTAACTCTTCTTCTGCTTGCCGTTTGCCGCGTTGGAAGTTTTATTCCAGTTCCCGGGATCAATGGAGAAGTAGCGGTTGGCTTTTTTAGACATGCCACAGGTGGAAGCCAAAACCTCTTCCAAATGGTAGATATTTTTTCTGGCGGTGCTTTTTCTCAGATGACTGTGATTGCCTTAGGCGTCACGCCATACATCTCCGCTTCGATCATTATGCAGCTGTTAGTTGCCCTGATTCCAAGCTTTCAGAGAGATTTGCGAGAAAATGGCGATGCTGGTAAACGTAAGGTTAATCGCTGGACTCGCTTTTTGACGATTATTCTTTCCTTTTTGCAATCAGCCCTGTTTGCTAAATATGCTCTCCAAATGAATTTATCAAGGCCCGGTATTGTGGCAGGAGAGTTATTAGACATTACAGCTTTCGGATTGCCCTGGCTTTTTTATTTAATTACGATCGCTACCATGACAACTGGAACCATGTTTCTGATGTGGGTAGGAGAGCAAATTACGGAACGAGGAATTGGAAACGGAATTAGCTTGATTATCTGCTTAGGTATTCTATCTTCGATTCCAACTGCCCTGGGTCTCGTATTCCAGCAGTTGAACTTGGACTCGCAAGAGCCAGGTCAAATGAATTTCTCAACAATTTTAGTGCTCGCTGCTGTATTTGTTGTCGTGACGATTGCCACCATCCTGGTGATTCAAGGCCATCGCCGCATTCCGCTTCAGCATGCAAGACGTGTTGTTGGAAGAAAAGAAGTTCAAGGGGGGAGTTCTTACATTCCGCTTAAAGTTAACTATGCGGGTGTCATTCCCGTCATCTTCGCTTCTTCTCTGCTCTTGTTCCCGGCGACCCTCGGAACATTTTTAGGGACAGGAAACTGGTTAGGCGAAGTGGCAGCTTGGTTGTCTCCTGGCGGTCCTCTTTACTTTGTCTTCTTTGTTGCTCTAATTATTTTCTTCACCTATTTCTGGACTGCGACTCAGTTTCGTCCTGATCAGATTGCATCCGATATGAAGAAGAATGGAGCTTTTATACCCGGTGTAAGACAAGGTAAGCCCACACAAGACTATTTAGAAAGTACAATGAATCGCATCACTCTATTAGGTGCCGTATTCTTGGCCCTCATCGCAATTTTGCCAAACCTGGTTGGACGCTTATTAGGCGTGCCTCAAACAATCAGCTACTTCTTCGGGGGTACAGCCCTCCTGATTTTAGTTGGTGTGGTATTGGATACAATGAAGCAAGTTGAGTCTCATCTTTTGATGAAGCGCTACGATGGTTTCATGAAGAAAGGGCGAGTGAGAGGACGTTAG
- the rplO gene encoding 50S ribosomal protein L15: protein MITLNTLKDSTRKRKPRKRVGRGIGSKHGKTCGRGEKGAGSRSGYKRRLGKEGGQMPLFMKLPLRGFSNAQFRRAYDVINLDQIEAVFQDGETVNELSLRERGFISGKTNGVKLLGNGELTKKVKIQVHAMSESAREKLTRAKISFEIEK, encoded by the coding sequence ATGATTACTTTAAATACACTCAAAGATTCAACACGTAAGCGTAAGCCACGCAAGCGCGTTGGCCGCGGCATAGGTTCTAAGCACGGCAAGACTTGCGGACGTGGTGAAAAGGGAGCAGGATCTCGCTCTGGCTACAAGAGACGTTTAGGAAAAGAAGGCGGTCAGATGCCTTTGTTCATGAAATTGCCTCTTCGTGGATTTAGCAATGCTCAGTTCAGACGTGCGTATGACGTTATCAATTTAGATCAAATTGAAGCTGTCTTCCAAGATGGTGAAACAGTCAACGAACTCTCTCTGAGAGAGCGTGGATTTATTAGTGGAAAGACTAATGGAGTAAAATTGCTGGGTAACGGCGAGCTTACGAAAAAAGTTAAAATTCAAGTTCATGCAATGTCTGAAAGTGCGCGCGAAAAGCTGACACGTGCCAAGATTTCATTTGAAATTGAAAAATAA
- the rpsE gene encoding 30S ribosomal protein S5 produces the protein MAKHNESPRKDKEKVESDITEKVLYINRCSKVVKGGRKFSFSALILVGDGKGRVGYGFAKANELTDAIRKGGEAARKNMVICPIEGTTIPHEVIVHWDGATVLLKPAPAGTGVIAGSKVRAVLELAGIKDVMAKNLGSSNPINQVKATFEAIEQLLPREEIKQRRGL, from the coding sequence ATGGCAAAACACAATGAGTCTCCAAGAAAAGATAAAGAGAAAGTAGAAAGCGATATCACTGAAAAAGTGTTATACATCAACCGTTGCTCGAAAGTTGTCAAAGGTGGACGTAAATTCAGCTTTTCTGCACTCATCTTAGTCGGCGATGGTAAAGGACGTGTCGGATATGGATTTGCTAAGGCAAATGAATTGACAGACGCAATCCGCAAAGGTGGCGAAGCGGCTCGTAAAAATATGGTTATTTGCCCGATCGAAGGGACGACCATTCCTCACGAAGTCATTGTCCACTGGGACGGAGCAACAGTCTTGTTGAAGCCTGCTCCAGCTGGTACAGGTGTCATTGCAGGTTCTAAAGTGCGGGCAGTTCTTGAACTAGCTGGCATCAAAGACGTAATGGCGAAGAACCTAGGTTCTAGTAACCCGATTAACCAAGTTAAGGCCACCTTCGAAGCGATCGAGCAATTGCTGCCACGTGAAGAAATTAAGCAAAGAAGAGGGTTATAA
- the rplR gene encoding 50S ribosomal protein L18, with protein MINQASKNAKLRVKRAIRVRKQLRGTSVKPRLCVVKSNSHIQAQLIDDEAGITLGGIATFAKEYRNTEFCKKNKASARKLGEQIAEIAKSKNIKEVVFDRGSSKYHGILAELADAARAGGLQF; from the coding sequence ATGATTAATCAAGCTAGTAAAAACGCCAAGCTTCGTGTAAAACGAGCTATTAGAGTGCGTAAGCAACTTCGTGGAACAAGCGTAAAGCCTCGTCTATGTGTCGTGAAAAGCAATAGCCATATTCAAGCGCAATTGATTGATGATGAAGCAGGCATCACGCTCGGTGGAATAGCAACTTTCGCGAAAGAATATCGCAACACGGAGTTTTGCAAGAAGAATAAAGCATCTGCTCGCAAATTAGGCGAACAGATTGCTGAAATTGCCAAGAGCAAAAATATTAAAGAAGTGGTCTTTGACCGTGGATCCTCTAAGTATCATGGTATCCTAGCCGAGCTAGCTGACGCAGCGCGAGCTGGCGGTCTCCAATTCTAA
- the rplF gene encoding 50S ribosomal protein L6 yields MSRKGKLPIPLPNGVEVKVSDTEVAVKGPKGALIQKLVPGVNVNVEGNEILVSLADEEADLAHFHGLYRTLIHNMVVGTTEGFEKRLEMIGVGYRASVQGDLLDLQLGLSHPCKLPIPKGLTVKVDKNTQILISGFDKHLVGQFAATVRSQRPPEPYQGKGIRYVGEYVRKKAGKAAAKK; encoded by the coding sequence ATGTCTCGTAAAGGTAAACTTCCCATTCCTCTTCCTAATGGTGTTGAGGTTAAAGTTTCTGACACAGAAGTAGCTGTTAAGGGCCCAAAAGGCGCCTTAATACAAAAGCTTGTTCCTGGAGTTAACGTTAATGTAGAAGGAAACGAGATTCTCGTTTCCTTAGCCGATGAAGAGGCAGACCTTGCCCATTTTCATGGCCTCTATCGTACACTCATCCATAATATGGTAGTTGGAACAACAGAAGGCTTTGAAAAAAGACTCGAGATGATTGGTGTCGGTTATCGTGCTTCGGTGCAAGGTGACCTGCTAGATCTGCAATTAGGTTTATCTCATCCATGCAAATTGCCAATCCCAAAAGGATTGACAGTGAAAGTGGATAAGAATACCCAAATTCTCATTTCTGGCTTTGACAAGCATCTCGTTGGCCAATTTGCCGCTACAGTACGTAGCCAGCGCCCACCAGAGCCTTATCAAGGTAAAGGTATTCGCTATGTAGGGGAATATGTACGTAAGAAAGCAGGTAAGGCTGCTGCTAAGAAGTAA
- the rpsH gene encoding 30S ribosomal protein S8, with the protein MAVSDPVADFLTRIRNATKAQHRYVDVNWSKMKQTLAEILKNQGFIENYLVKVDEGQRGTIRMFLKYTNGRRPVIQGLKRISKPGLRKYVGHQDIPRFYGNMGLSIVSTSQGVMAGNEATQRGIGGELLCLIW; encoded by the coding sequence ATGGCAGTCAGTGACCCAGTAGCCGATTTCCTCACAAGGATTCGCAACGCCACCAAAGCTCAACATCGCTATGTAGATGTTAATTGGAGCAAAATGAAGCAGACCCTTGCTGAGATCCTCAAAAATCAAGGATTTATCGAAAATTATCTGGTAAAAGTTGATGAAGGTCAGAGGGGAACGATTCGTATGTTCTTAAAATATACAAACGGTCGTCGTCCTGTTATACAGGGCCTAAAAAGAATTTCAAAACCCGGCTTACGCAAATATGTTGGGCACCAAGACATCCCACGCTTTTACGGCAACATGGGCTTATCCATTGTCTCGACTTCTCAGGGAGTCATGGCAGGCAATGAAGCGACTCAGCGTGGAATCGGTGGTGAACTTCTGTGTTTGATTTGGTAA
- the rplE gene encoding 50S ribosomal protein L5, translating into MSRLKKRYLADVKPELQKKFAYQNPMQVPGLVKVVINMGIAEASKDKNSIQDCVKEMTMLSGQKPVVTKAKKAISNFKLREGQPIGVKVTLRGERMYDFIDRFVNIVCPRIRDFRGFPSKCDGMGNYTLGLDDQQIFPEINLDEVKKTQGMHITFVTSAKTDEECVELLRLLGVPFKNLPISVAA; encoded by the coding sequence ATGTCCAGGTTAAAGAAAAGATATTTAGCTGACGTTAAGCCAGAGTTGCAAAAGAAATTTGCCTATCAGAACCCAATGCAGGTTCCTGGTTTAGTCAAAGTCGTGATCAATATGGGTATTGCGGAAGCATCTAAAGACAAGAATTCTATTCAGGATTGTGTCAAAGAAATGACTATGCTTTCAGGTCAAAAGCCTGTTGTCACAAAAGCCAAGAAAGCGATTTCTAACTTTAAACTTCGTGAAGGTCAGCCAATCGGCGTAAAAGTGACCTTGCGCGGTGAAAGAATGTATGATTTTATTGACCGTTTTGTTAACATCGTTTGTCCTCGTATCCGCGACTTTAGAGGTTTTCCTTCTAAATGCGACGGAATGGGAAATTACACTTTAGGTTTGGATGATCAGCAAATCTTCCCAGAGATCAATCTAGACGAAGTTAAAAAAACGCAAGGAATGCATATTACGTTTGTGACGAGCGCTAAAACAGATGAAGAATGTGTTGAGCTCTTGAGATTACTAGGCGTTCCATTTAAAAACTTACCGATTTCGGTAGCAGCTTAA
- the rplX gene encoding 50S ribosomal protein L24 — protein sequence MENMPSGSKKIRKGDTVVAISGNNRGQIGTVQSRKGDKVIVQGLNVRKKHVKRSQDAPKGRIVEIERPIHVSNLKVCVEGESAAKLKVRTNEQGHRQFVYNKGDQEVVYRSVKKPK from the coding sequence ATGGAAAATATGCCAAGTGGATCAAAAAAAATTCGCAAGGGTGACACTGTTGTTGCTATTTCTGGTAACAATCGTGGTCAGATAGGCACTGTTCAATCACGTAAGGGAGACAAAGTTATTGTTCAAGGCCTCAACGTGCGCAAGAAACATGTGAAACGCAGCCAAGATGCTCCTAAGGGCAGAATTGTAGAAATTGAAAGACCTATCCACGTTTCAAACTTGAAAGTTTGTGTGGAAGGAGAGTCTGCGGCTAAGTTGAAAGTTCGTACTAATGAACAAGGACATCGCCAGTTTGTTTATAACAAAGGCGATCAAGAAGTAGTCTACCGTTCAGTCAAAAAACCTAAGTGA
- the rplN gene encoding 50S ribosomal protein L14, translating to MIQQETELEVADNSGAKRVKCFKVLGGSKRRYAHVGDIVVASVQDAHPEGSVKKGDVVKVVIIRTKSYIKRKDGTKLRFDTNSCVLIDDKKNPKGTRIFGPVAREVRDRDFLKISSLAPEVI from the coding sequence ATGATTCAACAAGAAACCGAGCTCGAAGTTGCTGATAACTCGGGTGCAAAGCGGGTAAAGTGCTTTAAAGTATTAGGTGGATCAAAGCGTCGCTATGCCCATGTTGGGGACATCGTCGTTGCCTCTGTTCAAGACGCTCACCCAGAAGGAAGCGTAAAGAAAGGGGACGTTGTAAAGGTCGTCATCATCAGGACAAAGTCTTACATCAAGCGTAAAGACGGAACAAAATTGCGTTTTGATACTAACAGCTGTGTCCTTATCGATGATAAGAAGAACCCAAAAGGGACTCGTATCTTTGGACCAGTAGCACGCGAAGTGCGCGACAGAGACTTTTTGAAGATTAGCTCTCTGGCTCCAGAAGTGATTTAA
- the rpsQ gene encoding 30S ribosomal protein S17 has translation MEQQEERGSRKVKKGVVVSNKMQKTVIVKVERTFSHPKYGKIVTRGKKYYAHNESGDLQIGDEVKIMETRPLSKLKRWRVVA, from the coding sequence ATGGAGCAGCAAGAAGAAAGAGGAAGCCGCAAAGTTAAAAAAGGCGTCGTCGTCTCCAATAAAATGCAAAAGACTGTGATCGTAAAAGTCGAGCGTACATTCAGCCATCCAAAATATGGCAAGATCGTAACGCGCGGTAAAAAATATTACGCTCACAACGAGTCTGGCGATTTACAAATCGGTGACGAAGTGAAAATTATGGAAACACGTCCTTTATCAAAATTAAAGCGTTGGCGTGTAGTTGCATAG
- the rpmC gene encoding 50S ribosomal protein L29 produces the protein MYKAKDLRDQSLEELEATYDESCRKLFELQNEFRSQKKRENPHEIKHARKDIARLLTVITEKRRGNQNQTNRG, from the coding sequence ATGTATAAAGCGAAAGATTTAAGAGATCAAAGTTTAGAAGAACTCGAAGCGACCTACGACGAGTCTTGCAGAAAGCTGTTTGAACTCCAAAATGAGTTTCGCTCTCAGAAAAAGAGAGAAAACCCACACGAGATTAAACACGCTCGCAAAGACATCGCTCGCTTGTTGACAGTGATTACAGAGAAGCGTCGCGGAAATCAAAATCAGACCAATCGAGGTTAA
- the rplP gene encoding 50S ribosomal protein L16, giving the protein MPLMPKRTKHRKMQKGQFAGLSKGANFVHFGEFGIQVLERGWITNQQIEACRVAINRFFQRRGKVWIRIFPDKPITKKPAEVRMGKGKGAVDHWVAVVRPGRILFEVANVPKEMAQSALRRAAAKLGLKTRFVERVEQV; this is encoded by the coding sequence ATGCCTTTAATGCCAAAAAGAACTAAACATCGCAAGATGCAAAAGGGGCAATTTGCTGGATTAAGCAAAGGTGCCAATTTCGTTCACTTTGGTGAATTTGGAATTCAAGTTTTAGAAAGGGGTTGGATTACCAACCAACAGATCGAAGCTTGCCGCGTTGCTATTAACCGCTTCTTCCAAAGACGAGGTAAAGTCTGGATTCGTATTTTCCCAGATAAGCCGATCACAAAGAAGCCTGCTGAAGTGAGAATGGGTAAGGGTAAAGGTGCCGTTGATCACTGGGTCGCTGTAGTAAGACCAGGCAGAATTCTTTTCGAAGTGGCTAATGTGCCCAAAGAAATGGCTCAAAGTGCTTTACGCAGAGCAGCAGCTAAATTGGGATTAAAAACACGATTTGTTGAACGCGTAGAACAAGTTTGA